In Desulfotomaculum sp., the following proteins share a genomic window:
- a CDS encoding LegC family aminotransferase yields the protein MPEIKIPLDWPNIGELEKKYLLEAIDSGFVSSSGPLIAEFEARFASFISAEHAVAVSSGTCGLHLALRLLGIGPGDEVIVPSLTFIATVNPVTYVGATPVVVDVTPDTWTLDPVKTKEAITPRTKAIIPVHLYGNPADLNSISNLANNYGIYVIEDAAESLGATFSGKMTGTFGHIGVFSFNGNKVITTGSGGMIVTGDSKLAERARVLVNQGREKEQMEYLHTEIGYNYRLTNLQAALGLAQLERLPQFLKAKKNISDIYHNMLDSLPGVIFQKELPEARSSWWLTSVLIDPEEFGEKKTALMKRLISCGIQVRPFFVPMHRQPCFLEMYLQKNSIADELYNRGINLPSATFLTDESVREVCDSIALVSKAINISGDAYG from the coding sequence ACCTTTGATTGCAGAATTTGAAGCGCGTTTTGCCTCTTTTATTTCGGCAGAGCATGCCGTGGCGGTATCCAGCGGCACGTGCGGGCTTCACTTGGCCCTGCGGCTTTTGGGAATCGGCCCCGGAGATGAAGTAATTGTTCCCTCCCTGACGTTCATTGCCACGGTCAATCCTGTTACCTATGTCGGGGCCACGCCTGTAGTTGTAGATGTAACGCCGGATACTTGGACACTGGATCCTGTTAAGACCAAAGAGGCGATAACCCCGCGTACAAAAGCCATTATCCCCGTCCACCTTTACGGTAATCCCGCTGATCTCAATTCCATCTCCAACCTGGCCAACAACTACGGAATATATGTTATCGAAGACGCTGCCGAATCCCTGGGAGCAACTTTTTCCGGAAAAATGACGGGCACATTCGGACACATTGGGGTATTCAGCTTTAACGGCAATAAGGTTATCACAACCGGCAGCGGCGGGATGATTGTCACTGGTGATTCCAAACTAGCGGAACGGGCGAGGGTTTTAGTCAATCAGGGCAGGGAAAAAGAGCAGATGGAATATCTGCATACCGAAATCGGCTATAACTACCGTCTAACTAACCTGCAGGCAGCGCTTGGGCTGGCCCAGTTGGAACGCCTGCCTCAATTTTTAAAAGCCAAAAAAAATATATCAGATATTTACCACAACATGCTTGACTCCCTCCCCGGCGTTATATTCCAGAAGGAACTCCCGGAAGCCCGGAGCAGTTGGTGGCTGACGTCAGTATTAATTGATCCGGAAGAATTCGGCGAGAAAAAAACTGCGCTTATGAAAAGACTCATCTCCTGTGGCATACAGGTCAGGCCGTTTTTTGTTCCGATGCACAGGCAGCCATGTTTTTTAGAAATGTACCTACAGAAAAACAGTATCGCCGACGAACTATATAACAGGGGTATTAATTTACCCAGCGCTACTTTTTTAACTGACGAATCTGTAAGGGAAGTCTGTGATTCAATTGCCCTTGTATCGAAAGCAATCAATATATCAGGAGATGCCTATGGATAA
- a CDS encoding acetyltransferase — protein MPMDKKPIVIIGAGCHARVVVEIILLTKKFKPVGCVDPQPENILTRDELPYLGDDSVLESLSDKFLKYAAMGMAGFNNLKRRTLYEYCLSKGFNFPVFKHPGSIISRTARLGPATVVMAGSVINPRAVIEENVIINSGAIVEHDCLIGHSAQVGPGAVLCGNVTVREKAFIGAGARIIQGITIGESALIGAGAVVTKDIPAGVTVFGNPAVIVQNPSRGVKAVCAG, from the coding sequence ATGCCTATGGATAAAAAACCGATCGTGATCATCGGGGCGGGTTGCCACGCAAGGGTGGTCGTTGAAATAATCCTCCTGACAAAAAAATTCAAACCGGTTGGCTGCGTTGACCCTCAACCAGAAAACATCCTGACAAGAGATGAGCTACCCTATCTCGGCGATGACAGCGTTCTTGAAAGCCTCTCCGATAAATTCCTCAAATATGCCGCCATGGGCATGGCGGGCTTTAACAACCTGAAAAGAAGAACCCTTTATGAATACTGCCTGTCCAAAGGTTTTAATTTTCCCGTTTTCAAGCACCCGGGTTCAATAATCTCACGGACTGCAAGGCTTGGTCCGGCTACCGTGGTAATGGCCGGGTCAGTTATCAATCCCCGCGCTGTTATAGAAGAAAATGTGATCATCAACTCCGGGGCTATAGTCGAACACGATTGTTTAATCGGACATTCGGCGCAAGTAGGGCCGGGAGCCGTTCTCTGCGGAAACGTAACAGTAAGAGAAAAAGCATTTATCGGCGCAGGCGCCCGGATAATCCAGGGGATCACTATCGGGGAAAGCGCTCTGATCGGCGCCGGGGCGGTTGTTACAAAAGACATACCTGCGGGTGTAACCGTTTTTGGCAATCCTGCGGTAATTGTCCAAAATCCTTCCAGAGGTGTTAAGGCAGTTTGCGCAGGATAA
- the neuC gene encoding UDP-N-acetylglucosamine 2-epimerase (hydrolyzing): protein MRRIIAFSSTRADYGLLKPILKRISDSPGLELILIVSGDHLASYKGGTISDIKKDGFAVAETVPFTLDSDNHESIAKSLGEATVKMAAVIGKYKPDFLLLLGDRYELLAPASCALIYRVPLAHIAGGESTEGALDEQVRHALTKMAHLHFASTWEYGRRIRQMGEEAWRIHVVGSTGIENIYSCDYLSPSEIKNNFGIDPETPTLLITFHPETITGENDTEAQAKEVALALEQFQEYQQVITYPGLEAGYQAVVQIWQDYALNKNNVLLKPSLGSRGYLGLMRIASAVVGNSSSGIIEAPSFHVPTVNIGNRQKGRIRAESILDVNCRKKDIVKGLRKALTDPVFRAGLLQTVNPYDPFQDGKASEKIISVLEQIPLGRTLLEKRLDFPGPDEVSL, encoded by the coding sequence TTGCGCAGGATAATAGCTTTTTCCTCAACGAGGGCCGATTACGGCCTGTTAAAACCAATCCTGAAAAGGATTTCGGACAGCCCTGGCCTCGAGCTCATCCTTATCGTATCCGGCGATCACCTGGCCTCATACAAGGGCGGCACAATTTCGGACATTAAGAAGGACGGTTTTGCCGTTGCCGAAACAGTCCCCTTTACACTAGATTCCGATAATCATGAATCCATCGCCAAGTCTCTCGGCGAGGCAACCGTTAAAATGGCCGCGGTAATCGGGAAATACAAGCCCGATTTTTTGCTTCTTTTGGGAGATCGCTACGAACTCCTTGCCCCCGCTTCCTGCGCCCTGATTTACAGAGTACCGCTCGCTCATATCGCCGGCGGCGAATCAACCGAGGGAGCGCTTGACGAACAGGTACGCCATGCCCTGACAAAGATGGCCCATCTTCATTTTGCTTCCACCTGGGAATATGGGCGCCGGATCAGGCAGATGGGCGAGGAAGCATGGCGGATTCACGTTGTCGGCTCAACCGGAATCGAAAACATTTACTCCTGTGATTATCTTTCACCGTCAGAAATAAAAAACAACTTCGGCATAGATCCCGAAACACCCACCCTGCTGATTACTTTTCACCCGGAAACAATTACCGGCGAAAATGATACGGAGGCTCAGGCGAAAGAAGTTGCGCTGGCCCTGGAGCAATTTCAGGAATACCAGCAGGTGATTACCTATCCCGGTCTGGAAGCAGGCTATCAGGCGGTAGTTCAAATCTGGCAGGATTACGCATTGAATAAAAACAATGTGCTGCTCAAACCAAGTCTGGGCTCACGGGGTTATCTCGGATTGATGCGGATTGCTTCAGCCGTGGTGGGTAATTCCTCAAGCGGCATTATCGAAGCGCCCAGCTTTCACGTTCCAACCGTCAATATAGGTAACCGTCAGAAGGGCAGGATCAGGGCGGAAAGCATCCTGGACGTAAACTGCCGCAAGAAAGACATTGTAAAAGGCCTGCGAAAAGCTTTAACTGATCCGGTATTTCGCGCCGGTCTGCTCCAAACAGTCAACCCTTACGACCCCTTTCAAGACGGAAAGGCGAGTGAAAAAATTATCAGCGTACTTGAACAAATTCCGCTTGGGAGAACTCTTTTAGAAAAGCGCCTTGATTTCCCAGGCCCCGATGAGGTGAGTCTCTAA
- the neuB gene encoding N-acetylneuraminate synthase — protein sequence MIKKSRVFIIAEAGVNHNGSLDLAMQMVDLACKSGADAVKFQTFQAEKIVTSFAERAQYQQKNMSHKVESQLEMLKKLELSFDDFRKLREYCDRRGIAFLSSPFDLESVDFLDGLNLDCFKIPSGEITNLPLLRRIGGKKKKVILSTGMSTLEEVEKAVQILKGPGTGEITLLHCTSNYPTPPEEVNLKAMLTLKQTFGLPVGYSDHTMGYAVPIAAVAMGAEVIEKHFTLSRKMEGPDHKCSLEPDELNNMVAVIRLVEKSLGNGFKAPVPDEIKTAAAARRSIVSSKNIPAGERITENCLAAKRPGTGISPMLWDSVIGRKASVDIPAETVLTWEMVEDSERGCICGLA from the coding sequence ATGATTAAAAAGAGCAGGGTTTTTATCATCGCCGAAGCAGGCGTAAATCATAACGGCAGCCTGGACCTGGCTATGCAGATGGTCGATCTTGCCTGTAAAAGCGGAGCGGATGCAGTTAAATTTCAGACCTTTCAAGCCGAAAAAATAGTCACCTCTTTCGCAGAAAGGGCCCAGTACCAGCAAAAGAACATGTCCCATAAAGTTGAAAGCCAGTTGGAAATGCTTAAAAAGCTCGAACTAAGCTTTGATGATTTCAGAAAGCTGAGAGAATATTGCGACCGGCGCGGGATTGCTTTCCTCTCTTCCCCTTTTGACCTGGAAAGTGTTGATTTTCTGGATGGATTAAACCTGGACTGCTTCAAGATTCCCTCCGGAGAAATAACGAATTTGCCGTTATTGCGCCGGATTGGCGGAAAAAAAAAGAAAGTGATCCTGTCTACGGGGATGTCAACTTTGGAAGAAGTTGAAAAAGCCGTCCAAATACTCAAAGGTCCGGGCACCGGGGAAATTACTTTGCTGCACTGCACTTCCAATTACCCAACGCCTCCCGAAGAAGTTAACTTAAAAGCTATGCTCACTCTCAAACAGACGTTCGGCCTGCCTGTAGGTTATTCAGATCACACCATGGGATACGCTGTCCCGATTGCTGCGGTAGCCATGGGAGCCGAAGTAATTGAAAAACATTTTACATTAAGCCGCAAAATGGAGGGCCCTGACCATAAATGTTCCCTGGAACCGGACGAATTAAATAATATGGTGGCAGTTATCCGCCTGGTCGAAAAAAGCCTTGGAAACGGTTTCAAAGCCCCGGTCCCCGACGAAATAAAGACCGCCGCCGCAGCCAGACGCAGCATCGTTTCCAGCAAAAACATCCCGGCCGGCGAAAGAATTACAGAAAACTGCCTGGCGGCAAAACGGCCGGGAACGGGAATATCGCCAATGCTCTGGGATTCTGTAATCGGGCGTAAAGCGTCCGTTGATATACCTGCGGAAACAGTGCTGACCTGGGAAATGGTTGAGGATTCCGAAAGAGGGTGCATATGTGGCCTGGCATAA